A genomic region of Chelonia mydas isolate rCheMyd1 chromosome 9, rCheMyd1.pri.v2, whole genome shotgun sequence contains the following coding sequences:
- the LOC102934451 gene encoding vitamin K-dependent protein C has product MWRLCTLWVLVAACSVHRGHGASVFYSNKDANQILKIQKRANSFLEELKPGSLERECFEEQCDLEEAHEIFETRETTLNFWTKYVDGDQCLSNPCFNGTCLDNIGQFNCICNQGWEGRLCQHEANYTNCSTYNGGCEHFCHEDPKQSQRRYCSCASGYQLMDDHSKCEPVVEFPCGRVKADHMELKSGVQIRLISGKRGKKGDSPWQTMLLDGRGKFKCGGVLIHPSWVLTAAHCVEDKGRFKVRLGEYHRLRNEETEQTITVDKLVSHENYSKETSDNDIAMLHLAQPMIFNKFVLPVCLPTKKLADQELMANGKQMVVTGWGSKSDVSSNYSIVLSYIEIPMVPRNECVQAMRHDISENMLCAGIIGDKQDACGGDSGGPMITKFKNTWFLVGLVSWGEGCGKMEKFGVYTKVSQYLEWIHQQIKTMDSSSKG; this is encoded by the exons ATGTGGAGGCTCTGTACTCTTTGGGTGTTggtggctgcctgctctgtgcaCCGTGGACATGGAGCCTCAG TATTTTACAGCAACAAAGATGCAAACCAAATCCTGAAAATCCAGAAGCGGGCAAACTCTTTTCTGGAGGAGCTCAAGCCAGGCTCTTTGGAGCGAGAATGTTTTGAGGAGCAGTGTGACCTGGAGGAGGCCCATGAGATATTTGAGACCAGGGAAACAACT CTAAACTTTTGGACTAAGTATGTTG ATGGAGATCAGTGTTTATCCAATCCTTGTTTCAATGGGACCTGTCTGGACAATATTGGACAATTTAACTGCATTTGCAACCAAGGCTGGGAGGGACGCCTGTGCCAACATG AGGCTAACTACACCAACTGCTCCACTTACAATGGGGGATGTGAACATTTCTGTCATGAGGATCCGAAGCAGAGCCAGCGCCGCTATTGCAGCTGTGCCTCAGGGTATCAGCTGATGGACGACCATTCCAAGTGTGAGCCCGTTG TGGAGTTCCCCTGCGGAAGGGTGAAGGCAGATCACATGGAGCTCAAATCAGGTGTCCAAATTCGACTCATTtcagggaaaaggggaaaaaaaggagacagCCCCTGGCAG ACAATGCTGCTAGATGGCAGGGGAAAGTTTAAATGCGgaggtgttctcatccatccctCCTGGGTTCTAACGGCAGCACACTGCGTTGAGGACAAAGGGAGGTTCAAAGTAAGACTTG GGGAATACCACCGTCTGCGGAATGAGGAAACGGAGCAAACCATTACGGTTGACAAGCTAGTGAGCCATGAAAACTACAGCAAGGAGACCTCCGATAATGACATAGCCATGCTGCATCTGGCTCAGCCCATGATTTTCAACAAATTTGTGCTCCCTGTTTGTCTTCCCACCAAGAAACTAGCAGACCAAGAGCTGATGGCGAATGGGAAGCAGATGGTGGTGACTGGCTGGGGGAGCAAAAGTGACGTCTCCTCGAATTACTCTATTGTTCTCAGTTACATCGAAATCCCCATGGTCCCACGGAATGAGTGTGTCCAAGCTATGAGGCATGACATCTCTGAGAACATGCTGTGTGCAGGGATTATTGGAGACAAGCAGGATGCCTGTGGTGGGGACAGCGGAGGCCCCATGATCACTAAGTTCAAGAACACTTGGTTCCTAGTGGGACTGGTGAGCTGGGGAGAAGGTTGTGGGAAAATGGAGAAGTTTGGAGTCTACACCAAAGTCAGCCAATACCTGGAGTGGATCCACCAGCAAATTAAAACAATGGACAGCTCATCTAAGGGCTGA